Sequence from the Orcinus orca chromosome 11, mOrcOrc1.1, whole genome shotgun sequence genome:
atctcaataaatattgcCTATGCTGGGCATTTCACATAGAATAATAAGATACGTcatctttgtgactggcttctttcatttggcATAAcgatttcaaggttcatccatgttgtagcatgtatcagtacttctctttttttggccgtgctgcgtggcttgtgggattttagttccccaaccagaccagggttcaaactcgggccctcagcagtgagagcatggagtcctaaccactggaccaccagggaattccccattcattcttgtttatggctgaataatattctattgtatggttATACTAcgttttacttatccattcagtGCGTGGATATTGGGGTTGCTTCTAATTTTTAGCTATCGtgactaatgctgctatgaacatttgtgtacaggtttttgtgtggacatgttttcatgtcTCTTGGGTATAGACCCAGGAGTGGACTTGCTGGGTCATGCGGTGACTTTATGTTTAACATGTTGAGGAAATGTTTTTGAACGTGGATGCAcatttttacattcctaccaacagtgtatgaggattccagttctccacatcctggccacgTCCATCACAAGGAGACTTGTTAGGATCTGTCATATTGATAATAGCTAGTCTAGTGGGTGTGAAGAGTATCTCATGGTGTTTGTCTTATTGTGATAAAATGTATGTAACATAATATTTATGATTTAAACtatttaagtgtataattcagtggcattaaacatattcctcattgtggttttgacttgcattttcctaatatctaatgatgttgagcatcttttcatgtgcttattaaccATTTGTATAtcccctttggagaaatgtctcctcAGATACCTTGCTCatttaaaattggattatttgtcagtttactattgagttgtaagagttctttatatattctagctaCAAGTCCCTTATTAAAGATATgagttgcaaagattttctcccattctgtgggttttttcactttcttgatggtgtcctttgaagcacagaagttttaaattttgatgaagtctaatttatctatgTTTTCTTGCTTGAGCTTTTGATCATATCTAAGAAGTCTTTGtctaacccaaggtcatgaacatttacccctatattttcttctcagagttttatagttttagttatttcatttaggtctctgatccattttaagttggtttttgcatatggtgtgaggtaggagtcTAATTTCATTTTCGTGTGTGTGGATactcagttgtcccagcaccatttgttgaaaagtctattCGTTCCCTCACTGAATTGTTTTGTCACCCATGTTAAATATCACACAGCTCCGTTTTAAGGAAAGCAGGCCTTAAACAGTAATTTCTACAATTTACAATTCCTGGCAAGTGAAGGCAGCTTTTTTCCTCTGGTCACAGGCCTGTGGTTTGAGGAGACTTGCTGTCCAACATGAATTCCTAATATTTGATAGaggcaaaaaaaaatcagattctcTCTTGAATAGCACGAGGGCTGGGTGCCCACAGAGAAGGCAAGTGACCTACCTTGATCTGTTCTCCCAAAGATGTTGCAAAGCTGCCCCAGGTCTCCATGTGGCCTGATGTGTTGAAATCTCTGGGGCTCagagtggtggtggtgttttaGTTTTTCCGtgtttattaagaaaatatatttaactgaacACGCCTTGGAGCTGCAGTTTATAAGAATATGACATATATTAGGCTTTTGAGATCTTATAAAAAGCTCTTGACTCAATTACTATATGTGATACCATTCTTAAActgtttaatgtatttttattgtattgtattgtattgtatttattttttgaggaacaagAGCCCAGTTTTTTTATTTGATCATTTCTTGCATTTGAAGTACTCCTCAGTGACATCCTTGGCCTGAGACTCTTTccataatcctaaaaaaaaaaaaaatgcaattttactAATATTTGGCAACTCCACTAAGTTGTTAGCACTAGTTATagcaaagctttaaaaaattagcaCATGTCTTATGAAAATGCTTCCCATCATTAAAATATCTTCTAGCCATTTTCAGGGGCCTTAATGACTTCAATGTTTTTAAGGCCTGTAACATGGCTTTCCTCTTGCCagcattttctaaatttctgCAGAAACACATTCGGGTAAGCAGATTCATTGACTGGGTttgtttaacatatttttaaattgtggtaaaatatacataacagaaaattgactttgggacttccctggcaggccagtggttaagacctccacgctcccactgcagggggcatgggttcaatccctggtcagggaactaagaattCCACATGACttacagcacagccaaaaacaaaaaaaccaaaaaataccccAGAAAATTGACttcaaccatttttaagcatacgGTTCAGTGGTATtttcattcacactgttgtgcaaccatctccacatctagaaatttttcatcttcccaaactgaaactcgtacccattaaacactaactccccatcgcccacccctcccagcccctggaaaccaccattcttcttctgtctctatgaatttgactcttcCTGGGACCTCACAAAAGTGGAGTCAtactatgttttgtttgtttgtttgttttgttttgctttggtctGGCagttttcacttagaataatgtcttcTAAGTTCCACCCTCTTGTAGCACATGGCAGAATTTCATGCAAGTGTTTTTACCTCAGCTGCTTTCCCACTCTTCCTTGGGATTTCCATGAATCTTAGGATGAATCCCTATGCATGAAGGTGATCTCGTTTGTCTTTCTCTCAATCAGAAGGAGGCTGTGGCCTCTGGGCTGCCTCACAGCTGACGGGCGTCCACTGCCTGCCCACAGGCGTGACAGCCACTGCTGCCCGGCTGCCCAGGAAGCACTGGGGCTGAGTGGAGCCCTGGGGTCAGGGATCTCGGCCAGTATTGCtgtgctcccctcccctctgcccacctctgTGCCAGGGGCTTTCACTTAGATCCCTCTACTAGCCATTCATTCACCCAAGATTTACTGAATGTCTAACGTGTACCCGGCGTTGGGCGAGGCCCAGGAAATACAGTAAGGTAAGACAGACATGGTCTCTGCCTCCCTGGGAGTTATAATCTAGTGAGGGAAAGGCATTCAGTCATCAActatacaataaataaatgtctgGTTACAACTGTGATGACTGCTGTGAAGAAAAAGTACAGGGCACAGTGCAAATGTCCAAAGGCAGGGTGCCAGGTTGGAGCAGGGGACCTGGGGTGTACTCAGAATCCACTGACTGACATGGCAGCTGTGTCTGACGCTAGAATAAGAGCCACAGTCCCTGCATGCAAGGCATGCCAGACCTGACAGGGGAGACTGGGGGGACTAGGCTCCCCTTGGTTTTGCACGTCCCGCACCCCTCTGCTCCCTGCTCCTTTGGGGAATTGCTGTTCCCTTTTCCAACTGTGTGTCTCCAGGGGTTCCTCTTTTGGGGTAGGGGATGTCGGGTAAACTGAGCTTTACTTTGGAGGGAAGATCGTGACACATGCAGGACACTGGACCCCAAACCTTTACTGAGATGTCAGACCTTTGTATTTTCATGGCATTTGCAGTGTTCAAAGTCTGAGAATCGAAGAGCCATCGAAAGAGATAACGAAGCCCCGAGGCAAGATGGGAACGGTGCGCTGTTGACCCTCACAAAAAAAAGGCAGGGTTTCTGGTCTTTTCTGCTTCTTGCGATACAGAAAAAGGCATTTATTCGCTAGATCAGTAACTGCATACCAGGTGTCAGGGACTGTATTTATTTTCCCCAACGACGATACCACATCTGAAATAGCAGCTGCAATTGGAGTCACCACATAATTATGTTTACAGTAACCCACTGGCATTCCCTGACGCCCATCTGCCTTCTCCACTGGCCAAACTGAGAGTCAAGTGGGAATGTGACAAAATCACCACCTTGCATCTTTAAAGGCCTTGATGATACCATTAATCTCTTCAATCCCCCAGGGGGTGCGATATTGCTTTTGGCTCATCACTTTTGTAGAGAGGGCTTTCCGTTTGACTTCTCTCCTCATCACATCCCTTACTCTGCCAATCCAAGAGCCAATACAGTAGTTCTGCCAATGGCTGGGATATCTATTCCAGCTATAGAAGTAGGGGCAGGGAAACAAATAGCTTTGGAGGTCCCCGGGGACTATTGTTAAGTCATTCCAGTCAAACTCCATTTATTACTTGATCCACCTTAATTCCCACTCTGACCAGGAGAGCCAAGTGGCTAAAGTCAGAGCTCTGCTTATCAGACCTGaaggtttttttcagatatacagATCAAGTAGGAACTTAGCGAAGGGCTGCTCATATAGTTTGGTTTTAGAGACTCCATGATCAATTAGCCACATCAGCCTCTGCAGGCAGTCATCTGGGTAACTCCACTGGCCCCGCCTATTATAATAACCATGCTCACTTTCCTCTGGGAAGTGCTGCTACCTGGTTTCTCCCACCCCAGGGTCTACACATCCCCGCGGAAATAAGAAAGCCCACTTCAACTGCTGCTTTTCCCACCAGCAGCTCCCACCAAGGACTGTTTAGAGGAGCTGCTACTGCCCCTCCCAAAGAACTTCTCAAGGCCGTGGTTTTCTGGGGGATCAACCCTGAGTACCAAAAACTATCATGTCCATTACATTCTGTTAGGGGGTTGACTTTATTCTGAAAGCAACTGGGAACCACTAAAGTGTTTTCAACAATGTAGGGTGATgaaatttctatcttttttttttttttggttgcaccatgcagcatgtaggatcttagttccctgaccagggatcaaactctggccccagcagtgaaagcaccgagtcctaaccactggaccaccagggaattcccctgaaaTTTCTATCTTAACAAGAATACTCCTGCTGTTTGGTAGGGAGTATAGTGTAAGGGGCAAGGCAGAAGTGAGGGGAGAAAGTGAGAATCTGATGCAGTGACCCCAGTAAGACTTCAAAACATGCAGATGACAGCCAAGTCCTGAAAAGTACAGGGCAGGTGGATATTACCACGGGGGCAGTCAGAGAGATACAGCAAACCCTTGGGGTACCCTGGGTAGGGCATGGTGAGTGGGGGCACATGGATAGGAGGGAAAGGGTTTATTGCTGTACATAGGCCTGATCTTCCTCGTGATTGTGCTGGGCAGAGTTGAGCAGGTCAAAAGCCAGATGGCTTGGAGGAGAGTAGCTCAAAACTTCTGTTCTCAGGAGGAGTTGGTGAGCGGTGTGGGCTTGTCCACCACTACAAGGGACCAGATGCTGTACCTCATGGGATCCCAGAGAAGCCATATGAAATGTGTctcaggaaaaggggaaaatgggaaaagcatCTTTCTGTGGCTCCCACCCCCCCATTGGCCAACGGTTCACCCTAAGGAGTGAACTCTCCCCGTACTTCCAGGTTGCTCTGGCGTGGGCATTCTGTGGGGTCCTATATTCTAAGTCATGACAGCAACAGAGACAATTGGGACAGAGGGTAAAAAGCACATGGTGCCAGCCTAGGGCAAAGCACCATCTGGTCATACCTGCACCTGAACTTGGTACACCTGTACCTTTACCTGAACTCGGTTAGGGACCGTGCTGAGCAGGGTCACTGCAGCAATGGATGGAATATAAACTAGGTGTAGCCAAGAGGATTTGAAGAGGTGCACATGGGCATCCAGGAGGGATGCTCAGCCCTAAAACGGTCACTGGCGAGGAGAGTGCGAGATGGTTTAGGTTAGTCATTTGTAGTGAAAAGGACGCTGAGGATTCTACCTGAGTGCCTCCTCAGAGAGGACGTCCTTAACGCTCCTCTTTAAAGGACCCCAGTCACTCCCATCATCCCATTCGTTCCCTACCATACAAGTCATCTGCCATTGTGGACTGACTGTTCAGCCCCTCCACCAATCCCACACCTGACATGCGAAGGCCAGAAATCTAAAACTTACCCTTCCCAGATTCCCTTGCTGCTTAGTCATGGTTTAAATTTCTCCAGTCAGGCAGAGTCATTTTGCTAGTGCAGGGGTGGCATAGTTCAGGAGCCGTGCTTTTATAAACACCTAAATCCCTTCATGATTAAGTTACCTGGACTCGTCTGGATCTAAGCGTTGAGCAGGATACTTTGTTCACTTATTGGCTtgcttgttattatctgtctctcACCACTCTGTCGTCGAAGCTCCTTGATATCAggcacttgtttgttttttttcactgtaccgacagagcctagcacagtgcctggtataggGCAGAGGCTCAAGAATGATTTGCTGGatgaaaggatggatggatgggtgggtggatggatggaggtgGGAAGACTATGGCGGGTGGAAGAGGAGGAAATAGTGGGCTGTGAGGCTCATTTTCCCAACCTGTAAACTCTGAAATGCCCCAGGGCCGAGTCCTCACAACTCTTTTCCAGTCACCCTCCCCCTCTAGGTGAGCTCATCCAGTGTCATCAATTTAACTTCATACCTCCAGGCATGACCTCTCCTCGGAATTTCTGGCTCACATCCAACACTACCCAACATTTTTGCTCAGATGTTAACAGATGTCTCAAATGTAACGTCTCCAAACAGAACTCTTCATTTCTCCTCCAAATCTTCTCCTCCCAACAGACTTCCCTATCTCTATTCTGCCAGTTGTTTGGGCCAAAAACCTAGGAGTCATCCCTGATGCCTCTTTATCTCATACATTTCTGGTCTAATCTGCAGCAAATCCTCTGGGCTCTACACAATGTACAGAAACCcaccctttctccccacccccacctccctggtCTAAGATACCATCCTATTTCACTTGGATTATTGCAATAGTCTTCTGTATTGGATGCTTCTGGTCACCCTGGTCACATCTCCCTCGGCTACCTCTGACTTTGACTCCAGCTGCAGCAGACAGGTGTGTGTGAGCTCAGCTGATCTTGTGCTGATGTGTCTTGCCTCCGGCATGCACATTGGGTCTGTTCGCTTTTCACCCAGGACGTCAGCGCTCTCAGAGCCCTCTTGGCTCGAGCACAAGATTCACCTCGTGCCGACAGCCTCTCGCCTCAAGTGTGAGCTGCACATCAAAAGTCATTCTGTGCCACATCTGATGCCGTAGGAGCCTGCTCCTCCCAGGCACCCAGGAGCGCAGAGTTAACACGCCAGTGGCAACACTCAACCAGTGGGGGTCGAGGCAACTGGGAAAACGTTCCTGCCCCCCATCCTTCAGGCATACGATTCTGGGAAACAGTCTGTGCACTTTTCAAGGACCCTGGTAAACGCAAGCTCCCATTGCCCACAGCAGCGAAGTTGATAATGCACCTTCTGTTGGCTTTGTCTTCTTTCCTGTCTTGTTGTCCCCACTCCCTCACGGCTGCTTCTTGGTTCAGCTCTCAGAAGAGCCACGTGCACATAAGTCCTTTTCTCAGGACAAGGGCTAAGGCCTGACGGAATCTGCCATTCCTCTAGTTCCTCCTGCTACTCTCCCCTTTGCTCTACTATAGCCACAGTTCGCCAAAGACACCCagcacactcctgcctcagggcctttgcactggctatttctgctgcctggaatgctcttcctccagaTATTTCCAAGCACGCTTCTTTACTTCCTTCAGGACTCTTCCCGAGAGACCTTCGTATGTAAAGTAGtaacctctccccctcccccagtatTCCCTGGCCCCCTCACCCTGCTTTAAGTTTTTTATAGCACTGATCACCAATATCATAAATTGTCTTTTTTTCGGGGGGGGGTATATTTTCtgcctgctcccccacccccaacttaaAAGTAAGCATCATGAGAACAGGGACTCAAggactttattgttttttttcactgcagaacctagaacagtgcttggcaagtagtaagtgctcaataaatatttgttggatgaagcAAATAAATAAGACTTAAGAAGTATGTATGGATCAGACTGCGGTTACCTTGAACCCCCGGCTCCTGAGTCCGGCAGCGGGTCTGGTGGTGGCTCCGGGCTCTGAGGGACATAGAGGCTGGCAGCAGGATGCCTGTGCCGAGGATTCACTCAGTGCTTTGCCCTCTCAGTCTGTTCTTGGCGATCTCTTTGGGGGTCTTTGTTCTGAAATTTGTCTCAAGGAGTTCCAGGTAAAACCTCAAGGACCTAAGAGCATCTCTCTAAGCCTGGTCCATGCTGATCCTGGGCAGAAGGGAGTTTGTCCCCTTCTGGTCCCCGAGACCCCGGCCATCACCAACATGGGGTGACTTGAACTGCCTCTGAGTGCCTGCAAGGGCTCAGCAGCCAACAACTCCTCAGCTTCTGAAGGCTGGAATCCATCGGGGCGCTGGGAAGGGGCCGAGGGTGGTCTGGGGGCAGGCGTGCTGTGGTCCAAGCCTTCCCTTTCCAAGCTCTGCGCCCAGCcacccccggcccccggcccggTGGCCCAGGCACCGGTCCCTGGGGTGAGGGGCTGGCCGGGCTCCTTGCTTTTGCAGAGTCTTGTAGCCTCACGTGAGGGAAGCAGCACCCCCTGTGGCACAGGAGACACAGCCCAAGTGCCAGAGGGAAGGAAGCCCCGTCTCTGATGGGGATGCCTGAGCCCGGCTCCGGCCGCTGGGCTCTGCAGGCAGTCGGAAGCTGGAGCTGCTGCGGCGCAGGACCGAAGAGGTTAACGCGCATCTGCCTCCGAATGTTAATGTGTCTAGGTGATGTCAGTGGGAGCCGGGGAAGGAGTGAGGGGAGAGCGGTGGGCAGCGGAGGCAGCCGGCCTGCCTAGGAAGACCCCCCTCCAGACGGCGGGGCTGCGGGGGGCCGGGGCTCGGGACGCAGCGGTCGGCGCGGGAGGCTGCCGCAGCCTGCGTGGGCCGACGGGCGAGCGGGCGCCGGCGCCGGCGGGATGGACCTGGAAGTCTCGCTGCTGCCCACCGGCCCCAATGCCAGCAACACCTCGGATGGCCCGGATAACCTCACCACGGCCGGTGAGACGTGTTGGAGGGGAGTCCTCCCTCCTCTGCGCCGGGGGTGGGAAATGGGAAGATTTCACCTCTGAGCCAAACTGCTGGCGAAACTTTATTACAGTTCTTGGGGATAAGATGTGCAGTATGCTTTGCCCGGAGGGGCAGGGGAAAAGGGGATGAGAATGAAACGGCAGGGGCAGAGAAGAGGGCAAAGGCACCCTCGGAAGTGGCCGGGGATGGTGGCCAGCCGcgagggaggcaggggagagcTGCCCAGGAGTTCCAAAGATGCTTTGCAGAAAATATTCCAGGCTAGAAAAGCGAGCAAGAGAAGCTGGAGGGTGGTATGTAGGGAGATAGCTGGAGGCTCACTCATTCACCGATCCCGTTGGCTTTTCGCTCGAACTACGTGTTATGGGATCTGAAACATCTTTACTGCCTCCTTGGAGAGGCGTGGGAAGGGATAACTCACAGAGATGCGAGGACATTTCCAGCGCTAAGATGCCCTGGAATTCTAGCTTTGAAGgataagaggaggaagaaaaaagaggaaaggtttgCATAGAGAAAATTCTCGGGTAGCTGGGCTGCAACACACAGCTTCGGTCTCTGGTCACTCAGGAAGCCTGGGAAGCCCAGACTCAGAAGATAGGGACCAAGGAAATCCTGGACAGGAAcccaggagaggggagggctgTGGGTCTGATGGGCAAAAGCCTCCAGGAGACAGTCACCCACAGAGATGCCCAGGAATCAGTACACAGCTTTCAACCAGCGACTCCTGAAATGAAATGATCAGGGCTGCAAAtaggaaaggagaaaacacatGCACGCACccacacatgctcacacatgcACAGTTTCATGTCCTGCTGGCTGTTTTGATGTTGTTTCCTGGTGAAGCCCAGAGGCCCACAGAACAATACTCTGCAGACCGCTGTGGTTCTTGACTCTGTGACTTCTGAGAAAATGCAGGAGGCAAAGGACCGGTCCTTCAACAAACAGGTGGTGTGGGAGACTCTGATGGGATTGACCAGGGAACCGGTGCAGGAGGGCACGGGGGGCAGGATTAGCAGCAGGGTGGGCAGGGAGTATGGTAGGGAGGATTCTGAGCTGAAATGGCAGGGGGATGAATGGGGGGCAGGCTCACGGCTGGAGGCTGAGCACGCCAGTAGGAGGTCAGCCCTCAGAGAGCAGAGTCCATGTCAGATGGTCGACGCTCGCTCCTTCTGTCCCCAGGGCTGCCGCCTCGCACAGGGAGCGTCTCTTACACCAACATCATCATGCCTTCGGTGTTCGGTGCCATCTGCCTCCTGGGCATCGTTGGGAACTCCGTGGTCATCTTCGCGGTGGTGAAGAAATCCAAGCTGCCCTGGTTCAGCAACGTCCCCGACATCTTCATCATCAACCTCTCGGTGGTGGACCTCCTCTTTCTCCTGGGCATGCCCTTCATGATCCACCAGCTCATGGGCAATGGTGTCTGGCACTTTGGAGAGACCATGTGCACCCTCATCACGGCCATGGACGCCAACAGTCAGTTCACCAGCACCTACATCCTGACCGCCATGGCCATTGACCGCTACCTGGCCACCGTCCACCCCATCTCCTCCACCAAGTTCCGGAAGCCCTCTGTGGCCACCCTGGTGATCTGCCTCCTGTGGGCCCTGTCCTTCATCAGCATCACCCCCGTGTGGCTCTACGCTAGGCTTATCCCCTTCCCAGGAGGCACCGTGGGCTGTGGCATCCGCCTGCCCAACCCAGACACTGACCTCTACTGGTTCACCCTGTACCAGTTTTTCCTGGCCTTTGCCCTGCCCTTTGTGGTCATCACGGCCGCGTATATGAGGATCCTGCAGCGCATGACATCCTCCGTGGCCCCCGCCTCTCAACGCAGCATCCGGCTGCGGACAAAGAGGGTGACCCGCACGGCCATCGCTATCTGCCTGGTTTTCTTTGTGTGCTGGGCGCCCTACTATGTGCTTCAGCTGACCCAGCTGTCCATCAGCCGCCCGACGCTCACCTTTGTCTACCTGTACAACGCGGCCATCAGCTTGGGCTACGCCAACAGCTGCCTCAACCCCTTTGTGTACATCGTGCTCTGTGAGACGTTCCGAAAACGCTTGGTCCTATCGGTGAAGCCTGCGGCCCAGGGGCAGCTTCGAGCCATCAGCAATGCCCAGACGGCTGATGAAGAGAGGACAGAAAGCAAGGGCACCTGACACTTCCCCTGCCGCCCTGGGCACTACCACGTCAGGGCACCACGGCAGACCATGGGGGAAGATGCTGAGAGAAACCGAAGACCGCTCTGGGAGGATGCAGGGAGGCTGGGTGGTTACAACTAAAAACATTCAACAGGGCCCACAGATTGCTCAACGGAGCCAGGTTTGGGGGCTTCAAGCATCAGAAATCTCCTTCGGAGAACAAGATGGACTTTCGGGTTGAACAGAAACTGAGCAAGAAGATTGGTTTAAAGGTTCAGCTGAGCCCTACGTCTACCAGCTCCCAAATGTCTTTTTCCAGAGAGAAGACGTAGAAGGCTTCTTGCCGGGTTTATTTAAAATCAGGCAGGGCCAGGGCGTGAGCAGGGGTATGGGCACAGGCCCCTGGGGAAATGGGAAAGGTGGTGCGGCCTCACCGCCTCTTCCTGTCTCTCATTGGTATGATGGAGGGCAACCTTTCTCCCAAGCTGGAGGATGATGAAAAATAAAGCGTGTGGTCTCTCCATGTTCCAGCATCCTGTGTCAATTTCCCTCTATCTCTAGGCGATGCATgtttatttgggggtgggggtggggtctgagCCCACGGAGGTAAAAGCCCAATTTGCTAGGAGATCCACTTATTGGGAATGACAAGGCTACCCGGGATGGGTGTGGGTGAGGGCCTTGAGattaagaaaaagggagagggtcAAGGGGGGCAGTTGTGGGGTCATTCTCTTCGGGGGGCACATTTGTCAGTCACCAGATCCAGAGTGAGCACCCATCAGGGTCCTGCACATGCAGGGCTCATTCTGAGGCCTGGTGTGTTTGGCATCATTTTTTGGCTCTAGCCCTTTCTCTCCAAAATAAAAACGAATAAAGGAAAATCTCCACCCGTATCTCTCTGGACGCTCCTGTATAATTGCTCCGGCTTGGGGGTGGGCGTAGCGGTGGAGGCGGGCGGCCGAAAAGGGACAGAGAGGTCGTCTGGCCGTGGAATCTAGACCTTGATTCAGGCTGCATTTTAGGAAGCAAGAAGCAGGGGATCTGCTTGTCTAAACCCATAGGGAGGATTACTGTGAATTCATTAGATTGAAATTCCGCTGCCAGTCTTGTTCTCGGGACTCAACTTCCCGTCTTCTGCTCAAAAGCACTTGGTTGTTAGCAGTGCTGGCCCCTCAGGCCAGAGTCCCACCCGCCGCCTCCCCTGCTGAGTCACAAGTCGCAGGGCTGGCTTCTCGGGCAGCCCGAGCCTGCGCCTGCCTCTTGTGGCTGCTGCTAAGATCTGCTGCGAGCCACGCAGAGCAGGAAGATTACAGACGGGGCCGCTGGGCGGCGGCCAAGGCTGCTGCTTCTCAGCTTCTTCACGAGCGGAGCCAGGAGTCCTGCGTGAACCACTCCGCAGGCGTTGATGAGATAGATAGTGGGAGCAAATTGTGAGCTCCTGACTTGTCCAGATGCATCCCTAAAGCAGGGGCATCAGCACAGCCTCCTCTCACCAGTTATTTTTCACTGCGGAGCTGCAGCAGGTAGCCTGATTAGCAAACTTCTAGGCAGCTTCTTTAGGTCCCCGGGAGCTCTTTGTAATCATCATCATTAGTATTTCCTGCTTGCGTTCCACTCCACCCAGTGCGTGGGGAGTTGGGGTCAGGGGGTGGGGACAAAGCAGACAGTTTTCCTTACTCATTTACAGTGGGGTCTCTAGCTGTCACAGGTAAGCTCCAAATCTGTTTTAGATGCacatccaacaacaacaaaaaagat
This genomic interval carries:
- the MCHR1 gene encoding melanin-concentrating hormone receptor 1 isoform X1, with translation MDLEVSLLPTGPNASNTSDGPDNLTTAGLPPRTGSVSYTNIIMPSVFGAICLLGIVGNSVVIFAVVKKSKLPWFSNVPDIFIINLSVVDLLFLLGMPFMIHQLMGNGVWHFGETMCTLITAMDANSQFTSTYILTAMAIDRYLATVHPISSTKFRKPSVATLVICLLWALSFISITPVWLYARLIPFPGGTVGCGIRLPNPDTDLYWFTLYQFFLAFALPFVVITAAYMRILQRMTSSVAPASQRSIRLRTKRVTRTAIAICLVFFVCWAPYYVLQLTQLSISRPTLTFVYLYNAAISLGYANSCLNPFVYIVLCETFRKRLVLSVKPAAQGQLRAISNAQTADEERTESKGT
- the MCHR1 gene encoding melanin-concentrating hormone receptor 1 isoform X2; this translates as MPSVFGAICLLGIVGNSVVIFAVVKKSKLPWFSNVPDIFIINLSVVDLLFLLGMPFMIHQLMGNGVWHFGETMCTLITAMDANSQFTSTYILTAMAIDRYLATVHPISSTKFRKPSVATLVICLLWALSFISITPVWLYARLIPFPGGTVGCGIRLPNPDTDLYWFTLYQFFLAFALPFVVITAAYMRILQRMTSSVAPASQRSIRLRTKRVTRTAIAICLVFFVCWAPYYVLQLTQLSISRPTLTFVYLYNAAISLGYANSCLNPFVYIVLCETFRKRLVLSVKPAAQGQLRAISNAQTADEERTESKGT